The following proteins are encoded in a genomic region of Acidobacteriota bacterium:
- a CDS encoding VWA domain-containing protein, which produces MSFKSSSVALLVALVVLFAAAGSALAQGDSPDVFGEVIDVRVVNVEAVVEDRDGVRVKGLQPEDFRLIVDGQEVTVDYFAEIRGGDAVAAVGPEAVPAVPAAVPGEAVGTSFLVFVDDFFSLTRDRNRVIDGLIADLGNLGPGDRMAIVAFDGERVEMLSTWSGSQNALERALRTAQNRPAFALQRLAERRGQEIALAGQGSARQEIGGLVGNDLRVEERNYARQIASQVERSVTAAVATLRGFAQPPGRKVMVLLSGGWPFSPEAYVVNDPIRPLTSRQTGTGPEMLAPLVDTANLLGFTVYPVDVPGLGGSFGADTARGGQLLSSVGGNVFGQQPSDLDIESTLINSIEREQVVQATLYKIAQETGGQALINSAKLDALSSVVADTRSYYWLGFTPDRQRDDRRHDIRVEVKRAGYKVRARDGFLDLSRQAETEMAVESALLFDDPAALGPLVVEIGELERAGRRFVEVPLRIAIPVDGITAVPFDGKYVAKLELRVAALDDTNRQSDIPAVPIELRLTREPRPGTAVPYDARLKLRRQKQVLVVSVHDAVSGRNLSTKVEVDPASAR; this is translated from the coding sequence ATGAGCTTCAAGTCTTCGTCAGTTGCACTCTTGGTCGCGTTGGTGGTGCTGTTCGCGGCCGCCGGCAGCGCCCTGGCCCAGGGCGACTCGCCGGATGTCTTCGGAGAGGTCATCGATGTCCGCGTGGTCAACGTCGAGGCGGTGGTCGAAGATCGCGACGGCGTGCGGGTCAAGGGCCTACAGCCGGAGGACTTTCGCCTGATCGTCGACGGCCAGGAAGTGACGGTCGACTACTTCGCCGAGATTCGCGGCGGCGATGCGGTGGCGGCGGTCGGGCCGGAGGCCGTCCCGGCGGTGCCGGCGGCGGTTCCCGGGGAGGCCGTCGGCACCAGCTTCCTGGTCTTCGTCGACGACTTTTTCTCCTTGACCCGGGATCGCAACCGCGTGATCGATGGGCTGATCGCCGATCTCGGCAATCTCGGCCCCGGCGATCGCATGGCGATCGTCGCCTTCGACGGTGAGCGGGTCGAGATGCTGTCGACCTGGAGTGGTTCCCAGAACGCCCTCGAACGCGCCCTGCGGACGGCCCAGAACCGTCCCGCCTTCGCCCTCCAGCGCCTTGCCGAACGGCGGGGTCAGGAGATCGCCCTCGCCGGCCAGGGGAGCGCGCGGCAAGAGATCGGAGGCCTGGTGGGCAATGACCTGCGGGTCGAGGAGCGCAACTACGCGCGCCAGATCGCCAGCCAGGTGGAGCGCTCCGTGACCGCCGCCGTGGCCACCCTACGCGGCTTCGCCCAGCCGCCCGGCCGCAAGGTGATGGTGCTGCTCTCCGGGGGCTGGCCCTTCTCGCCCGAAGCCTATGTCGTCAACGATCCGATTCGCCCCCTCACCAGCCGTCAGACGGGCACCGGCCCGGAAATGCTGGCGCCGCTGGTGGACACCGCCAACCTGCTTGGCTTCACGGTTTATCCGGTGGACGTGCCCGGCCTCGGAGGCAGCTTCGGTGCCGATACGGCGCGCGGCGGCCAGCTACTGTCGTCGGTGGGTGGCAACGTCTTCGGCCAGCAGCCGTCGGACCTCGACATCGAGTCGACCCTGATCAACTCCATCGAGCGTGAGCAGGTAGTGCAGGCGACGCTCTACAAGATTGCCCAGGAGACCGGCGGTCAGGCGCTGATCAACTCGGCCAAGCTCGATGCCCTGTCGTCGGTGGTCGCCGACACCCGCTCCTACTACTGGCTCGGCTTCACGCCCGACCGGCAGCGCGACGATCGTCGCCACGACATTCGCGTCGAGGTCAAGCGCGCCGGTTACAAGGTCCGCGCGCGGGACGGCTTCCTCGACCTGTCGCGCCAGGCGGAGACGGAAATGGCGGTAGAGAGTGCTCTGCTGTTCGACGATCCCGCCGCCCTCGGCCCGCTGGTGGTCGAGATCGGTGAGCTCGAGCGCGCCGGCCGGCGCTTCGTGGAGGTGCCGCTGCGCATCGCGATTCCGGTGGACGGCATCACCGCGGTGCCCTTCGACGGCAAGTACGTCGCCAAGCTCGAGCTGCGAGTGGCGGCCCTCGACGACACCAATCGCCAGTCCGATATCCCGGCCGTGCCGATCGAGCTGCGCTTGACCCGCGAGCCGCGGCCGGGGACGGCGGTGCCCTATGACGCCCGTCTCAAGCTGCGGCGCCAGAAACAGGTGCTGGTGGTGTCGGTGCACGACGCGGTCAGCGGCCGAAACCTGTCGACCAAGGTCGAGGTCGATCCGGCTTCGGCGCGCTGA
- a CDS encoding VWA domain-containing protein, translating to MQRKISALLFSMLLLGGVVASLSAQETPGFGDVVDVKVVNLEVVVEDRDGVRVTGLAPEDLRLIIDGQETEIAFFTEVLGGRAVAARDGALPGAPAAVSGETVENRYLVFIDEYFTIGRDRDRVVKAVIDGLGELRPSDSMAVVAFNGRRVEMLSSWTSSQRRLEEALRGALERPTFGLQRLGERRAFGVDPARGLGRSPVRFGGTRLSIAERAYAGQISGQLERTVDAAVATLRGFGRPSGRKVMMLLSGGWPLSPAEFAADDLLRPLSAYDGYSGRHIYGPLVDTANRLGFTLYPVDVAGLEGGFGADVSFAGRQDSRSTRRSFERERIVHDAFQYLANETGGRALINGQRLQAVNRVVEDTRSYYWIGFVPKNVGDNLAYEVEIKTLKPGLKVRTRRSYRDLSRTAEVSMEVESALLFGDAPAAEGLVVDVGVPEPAGRRRIELPLSLQIPVAAITPLPEADGPVAYLELRIAALDDKDRRSDVSAIPIEVRFDEAPRDNGLVAWETKVLLRKQPQDLVVAVHDPASGRGYMTRLAVAP from the coding sequence ATGCAGCGAAAGATCTCAGCACTGTTGTTCTCGATGCTATTGCTCGGAGGGGTCGTCGCGTCCCTTTCGGCCCAGGAAACGCCGGGTTTCGGCGACGTCGTGGACGTCAAGGTGGTCAACCTCGAGGTGGTGGTCGAAGACCGCGATGGAGTGCGGGTCACCGGCCTGGCGCCCGAGGACCTGCGCCTGATCATCGACGGCCAGGAGACCGAGATCGCCTTTTTCACCGAGGTACTCGGCGGCCGGGCGGTGGCGGCTCGGGACGGTGCCCTGCCCGGGGCTCCGGCGGCGGTCTCCGGTGAGACCGTCGAGAACCGCTATCTGGTCTTCATCGACGAGTACTTCACCATCGGTCGCGATCGCGACCGGGTCGTCAAGGCGGTGATCGATGGCCTCGGCGAGCTGCGCCCGAGCGACTCCATGGCGGTGGTCGCGTTCAACGGTCGGCGAGTCGAGATGCTGTCGTCCTGGACCTCTTCCCAGCGGCGTCTCGAGGAGGCCCTGCGCGGCGCCCTCGAGCGTCCGACCTTCGGGCTCCAACGGCTCGGCGAGCGGCGCGCCTTCGGCGTCGATCCGGCACGAGGCCTCGGCCGCAGTCCGGTGCGCTTCGGTGGCACCCGTTTGTCGATCGCGGAGCGCGCCTATGCCGGCCAGATCTCGGGCCAGCTCGAACGCACCGTCGACGCTGCCGTCGCCACTCTGCGGGGTTTCGGGCGGCCCTCCGGCCGCAAGGTGATGATGTTGCTCTCCGGAGGCTGGCCGCTGTCGCCGGCGGAGTTCGCGGCCGATGACCTGCTGCGCCCCTTGAGCGCCTACGATGGCTACTCCGGGCGGCACATCTATGGGCCTCTGGTGGACACCGCCAATCGCCTCGGCTTCACCCTCTATCCGGTCGATGTCGCCGGCTTGGAAGGCGGCTTCGGCGCCGATGTCTCCTTCGCCGGTCGCCAGGATAGCCGGTCGACGCGGCGCTCCTTCGAGCGCGAGCGCATCGTCCACGACGCCTTTCAGTACCTCGCCAACGAGACCGGCGGCCGAGCCCTGATCAATGGTCAGCGGCTGCAGGCGGTGAACCGCGTGGTGGAGGATACGCGGTCCTACTACTGGATCGGCTTCGTGCCGAAGAATGTCGGCGACAACCTCGCCTACGAGGTCGAGATCAAGACCCTCAAGCCGGGCCTGAAGGTGCGGACCCGGCGCTCCTACCGCGATCTGTCGCGCACCGCCGAGGTCAGCATGGAGGTCGAGAGCGCCCTACTGTTCGGCGATGCGCCGGCGGCGGAGGGACTGGTGGTCGACGTCGGTGTCCCGGAGCCGGCGGGGCGGCGGCGCATCGAGCTGCCGCTGAGCCTGCAGATCCCGGTGGCGGCGATCACGCCGCTGCCCGAGGCGGACGGTCCGGTGGCCTACCTCGAGCTGCGCATCGCCGCCCTCGACGACAAGGATCGCCGTTCGGACGTCTCGGCCATTCCGATCGAGGTGCGCTTCGACGAGGCGCCGCGGGACAACGGCCTGGTGGCTTGGGAAACCAAGGTCCTGCTGCGTAAGCAGCCGCAAGACCTGGTGGTGGCGGTGCACGATCCCGCCAGCGGCCGCGGCTACATGACGCGCCTGGCGGTCGCTCCCTAG